From Spirochaetota bacterium, a single genomic window includes:
- a CDS encoding nucleotidyltransferase, whose product MARIKLHSDFKDFLRLLNSHAVEYLLVGGYAVGYHGYPRATGDMDIWIAVNDLNAARIAAAFREFGMPEERISNELFLKKDMVIRMGVPPVRIEVITGASGVVFEECWDRAEVIDINDIPVRIISLEDLLKNKRASGRFKDLNDVEHLPQG is encoded by the coding sequence ATGGCGAGGATCAAGTTGCACTCAGACTTCAAAGATTTCTTGAGGTTGTTGAACTCACACGCGGTTGAATATCTCCTTGTAGGCGGATATGCGGTTGGCTATCACGGATACCCGCGTGCTACCGGGGATATGGATATATGGATTGCCGTAAACGACCTGAATGCGGCACGCATAGCCGCCGCCTTTCGAGAATTTGGCATGCCTGAAGAGAGGATATCGAATGAACTGTTTCTGAAAAAGGACATGGTTATACGTATGGGTGTGCCGCCGGTCAGAATTGAGGTGATCACCGGTGCCTCCGGGGTGGTTTTTGAAGAGTGCTGGGATCGAGCCGAAGTAATCGATATAAATGATATCCCGGTAAGGATAATTTCCCTTGAGGATCTTTTAAAAAACAAGCGCGCCAGCGGTAGATTCAAGGATCTGAATGATGTAGAGCACCTTCCTCAAGGTTAA